One window from the genome of Osmerus mordax isolate fOsmMor3 chromosome 19, fOsmMor3.pri, whole genome shotgun sequence encodes:
- the LOC136963564 gene encoding keratin-associated protein 10-11-like produces the protein MRGDRDFLLRWGSSLQSHFNRTYSFMASGYLGCAVPLCKGCVVTLCKGCAVSLCKGCVVPLRKGCAVPLCKGCAVSLCKGCAVPLCKGCVVSLCKGCAVPLCKGCAVSLCKGCAVPLRKGCAVSLCKGCVVPLCKGCAVSLCKGCAVPLCKGCAVPLCKGCAVSLCKGCAVPLRKGCAVPLRKGYAVSLCKGCVVSLCKGCAVPLCKGCAVSLRKGCAVSLRKGCAVPLCKGCAVPLRKGCAVPLCKGCAVPLCKGCAVSLCKGCAVSLCKGDGGL, from the exons ATGCGAGGTGATCGAGACTTCCTGCTGAGATG GGGCAGCTCTCTTCAATCCCACTTCAACAGGACCTACAGTTTCATGGCCTCGGGTTACCTC GGCTGTGCTGTGCCTCTGTGTAAGGGCTGTGTTGTGACTCTGTGTAAGGGCtgtgctgtgtctctgtgtaaggGCTGTGTTGTGCCTCTGCGTAAGGGCTGTGCTGTGCCTCTGTGTAAGGGCtgtgctgtgtctctgtgtaagggctgtgctgtgcctctgtgtaagggctgtgttgtgtctctgtgtaagggctgtgctgtgcctctgtgtaagggctgtgctgtgtctctgtgtaaggGCTGTGCTGTGCCTCTGCGTAAGGGCtgtgctgtgtctctgtgtaaggGCTGTGTTGTGCCTCTGTGTAAGGGCtgtgctgtgtctctgtgtaagggctgtgctgtgcctctgtgtaagggctgtgctgtgcctctgtgtaagggctgtgctgtgtctctgtgtaaggGCTGTGCTGTGCCTCTGCGTAAGGGCTGTGCTGTGCCTCTGCGTAAGGGCtatgctgtgtctctgtgtaagggctgtgttgtgtctctgtgtaaggGCTGTGCTGTGCCTCTGTGTAAGGGCTGTGCTGTGTCTCTGCGTAAGGGCTGTGCTGTGTCTCTGCGTAAGGGCTGTGCTGTGCCTCTGTGTAAGGGCTGTGCTGTGCCTCTGCGTAAGGGCTGTGCTGTGCCTCTGTGTAAGGGCTGTGCTGTGCCTCTGTGTAAGGGCtgtgctgtgtctctgtgtaagggctgtgctgtgtctctgtgtaaggGCGATGGGGGGCTGTGA